From Desmodus rotundus isolate HL8 chromosome 12, HLdesRot8A.1, whole genome shotgun sequence, one genomic window encodes:
- the LOC112310142 gene encoding kallikrein-5, giving the protein MATTGRPCMWMVGALIAALTLRVTEPVLANDFVSCNNSPAMGASGSTQDFGAEARGDTQRDNSSSSSSRIVNGTDCERLAQPWQASLLLNPNQLYCGAVLVHPQWLLTAAHCRKKFVKIRLGRHSLSPIYEQGQQMFQGVATIPHPDYSHPAHSNDLMLIKLNRRVRETQYVKPINISSRCPAAGTSCLVSGWGTTSSPQVNFPKVLQCLNITVLSREKCREAYPGQINDTMFCAGDEAGRDSCQGDSGGPVVCDTTLQGIVSWGDFPCGKPNKPGVYTNLCKFTKWIQDTIKANS; this is encoded by the exons ATGGCTACAACAGGACGCCCCTGCATGTGGATGGTCGGGGCCCTGATCGCAGCGCTGACTCTGAGGGTGACAG AGCCTGTTCTTGCAAATGACTTTGTTTCCTGCAACAACTCCCCTGCCATGGGGGCCTCGGGGAGCACCCAGGACTTTGGGGCTGAGGCCAGAGGGGACACCCAGAGggacaacagcagcagcagcagcagccgcatCGTCAACGGGACCGACTGCGAGCGGCTTGCCCAGCCGTGGCAGGCTTCCCTGCTGCTGAACCCCAACCAGCTCTACTGCGGGGCCGTGTTGGTGCACCCGCAGTGGCTACTCACAGCTGCCCACTGCCGGAAGAA ATTTGTCAAAATCCGTCTTGGCCGCCATTCCCTGTCACCCATATATGAACAAGGGCAGCAGATGTTTCAAGGGGTTGCAACCATCCCCCACCCTGACTACTCCCACCCTGCCCACTCCAATGACCTTATGCTCATCAAACTGAACAGAAGGGTCCGTGAGACTCAGTACGTCAAGCCCATCAACATCTCCTCCCGCTGTCCAGCTGCCGGGACCAGCTGCTTGGTATCTGGCTGGGGAACAACCAGCAGTCCCCAGG TTAACTTCCCCAAGGTCCTCCAGTGCTTGAACATCACCGTGCTAAGCCGCGAAAAGTGCAGGGAGGCCTACCCGGGACAGATAAACGACACCATGTTCTGTGCTGGCGATGAAGCAGGCAGAGACTCCTGCCAG GGTGATTCTGGGGGCCCCGTGGTCTGCGACACAACCCTACAGGGCATCGTGTCCTGGGGAGACTTCCCCTGTGGTAAACCCAACAAACCCGGCGTCTACACCAACCTCTGCAAGTTCACCAAGTGGATCCAGGACACCATCAAAGCCAACTCATGA
- the LOC112310146 gene encoding kallikrein-6-like isoform X1, which yields MQTLIAVLVLIVAVQAELKDKVQHGGPCEHMSHPYQAALYHSGRLLCGGVLIHPLWVLTAAHCKKPNLQVYLGKHNIYETEHFQEQSSVVRTVVHPGYNAATHDQDIMLLRLKRPANLSERIQPLALERDCSSSHTRCHILGWGKTEYGDFPNTIQCAYIHLVPHEECERAYPGQITGNMVCAGDEKYGKDSCQGDSGGPLVCGDRLRGLVSWGNVPCGSKEKPGVYTDVCRYCQWIQKVIQGN from the exons ATGCAGACGCTGATTGCAGTACTGGTTCTGATTGTGGCag TACAGGCAGAGCTGAAGGACAAGGTGCAGCATGGCGGACCCTGTGAACACATGTCTCACCCTTACCAAGCTGCCCTCTACCACTCAGGCCGCCTGCTCTGCGGAGGGGTCCTCATTCACCCGCTGTGGGTCCTCACAGCTGCCCACTGCAAAAAACC gaatctTCAGGTCTACCTGGGGAAGCACAACATTTATGAAACAGAGCACTTCCAGGAGCAGAGCTCTGTTGTCCGAACCGTGGTCCACCCTGGCTACAATGCTGCCACTCACGACCAGGACATCATGCTGTTACGCCTGAAGCGCCCAGCCAATCTCTCTGAACGCATCCAGCCGCTGGCCCTGGAGAGAGACTGTTCGTCCAGCCACACCAGATGCCACATCCTAGGCTGGGGCAAGACAGAATATG GTGATTTTCCTAACACCATCCAGTGCGCATACATCCACCTGGTACCTCACGAGGAGTGTGAGCGTGCCTACCCTGGCCAGATCACCGGAAACATGGTGTGTGCAGGGGATGAGAAGTATGGGAAGGATTCCTGCCAG GGTGATTCCGGGGGTCCACTGGTGTGTGGGGACCGTCTCCGAGGCCTTGTATCATGGGGCAACGTCCCCTGCGGATCCAAGGAGAAGCCTGGGGTCTACACCGATGTCTGCCGATATTGCCAGTGGATCCAAAAAGTCATACAGGGCAACTAG
- the LOC112310146 gene encoding kallikrein-6-like isoform X2 produces MSHPYQAALYHSGRLLCGGVLIHPLWVLTAAHCKKPNLQVYLGKHNIYETEHFQEQSSVVRTVVHPGYNAATHDQDIMLLRLKRPANLSERIQPLALERDCSSSHTRCHILGWGKTEYGDFPNTIQCAYIHLVPHEECERAYPGQITGNMVCAGDEKYGKDSCQGDSGGPLVCGDRLRGLVSWGNVPCGSKEKPGVYTDVCRYCQWIQKVIQGN; encoded by the exons ATGTCTCACCCTTACCAAGCTGCCCTCTACCACTCAGGCCGCCTGCTCTGCGGAGGGGTCCTCATTCACCCGCTGTGGGTCCTCACAGCTGCCCACTGCAAAAAACC gaatctTCAGGTCTACCTGGGGAAGCACAACATTTATGAAACAGAGCACTTCCAGGAGCAGAGCTCTGTTGTCCGAACCGTGGTCCACCCTGGCTACAATGCTGCCACTCACGACCAGGACATCATGCTGTTACGCCTGAAGCGCCCAGCCAATCTCTCTGAACGCATCCAGCCGCTGGCCCTGGAGAGAGACTGTTCGTCCAGCCACACCAGATGCCACATCCTAGGCTGGGGCAAGACAGAATATG GTGATTTTCCTAACACCATCCAGTGCGCATACATCCACCTGGTACCTCACGAGGAGTGTGAGCGTGCCTACCCTGGCCAGATCACCGGAAACATGGTGTGTGCAGGGGATGAGAAGTATGGGAAGGATTCCTGCCAG GGTGATTCCGGGGGTCCACTGGTGTGTGGGGACCGTCTCCGAGGCCTTGTATCATGGGGCAACGTCCCCTGCGGATCCAAGGAGAAGCCTGGGGTCTACACCGATGTCTGCCGATATTGCCAGTGGATCCAAAAAGTCATACAGGGCAACTAG